A stretch of Caenibius tardaugens NBRC 16725 DNA encodes these proteins:
- a CDS encoding arylsulfatase, whose amino-acid sequence MVFPSAPAPFAGKIGQTYADSTPAYPEPVKAPANAPNILLVMTDDVGFASSSTFGGPIPTPALDRLAANGLRYTRFHTTAMCTPTRASLLTGRNHHAVGSGIVTDTASGYPGYLGAIPDSAATVADVLRFNGYNTAFFGKHHNVPQGEDDPNTGPFNHWPTGLGFDYFYGFIGGDTNQWRPTLYRGTNRVETPKMDTTLDYYLAEDMIRWIHGQKAAAPDRPFLAYLATGSAHAPHQAPAEWIAKFKGQFDQGWDKLREESLARQKKAGIAPKNTILTPRPEGIPAWDSLTPDQRRAYAHMMEVYAGMLAYQDNQFGRILDELQRMGQLENTLVIFIEGDNGGSPEGDVTGSMNELGTLANGMKEDTAWLLSQMDKMGGPDSYQVFPVGWSWATNAPFQWTKQVGSHLGGTRNGMVLSWPARIRDKGGIRIQFTHVNDVMPTILEAVGVAAPDVVDGVNQQKIDGVSFQYSFDAPKASERKTRQYFELIGNRAMYENGWMASTTPGRLPWKTGKSAGLPTDYKWELYNLNTDFSQARDLAKAEPERLAALQALWDQEARANNVYPLDDRQGVMRSTGKQLPPVKSFVYWGPGISVVQSKAPPINFRSFTVDADITVPADGAKGVLIASGSKFGGWSFGFEDGRPYVVHAASQKPEDRFRIAADRVLAPGAHRLRYDYALDGMPGQGGTLTISLDGQELARGRIGRTAYIAAGLGETFDIGRDTGEVVVPMPTGTAFNGNIARIEVAPR is encoded by the coding sequence GTGGTTTTCCCCAGCGCACCCGCGCCGTTCGCGGGCAAGATCGGGCAGACCTACGCGGACTCCACGCCAGCCTATCCCGAGCCGGTGAAGGCGCCGGCCAATGCCCCCAATATCCTGCTGGTCATGACAGACGATGTCGGCTTCGCTTCGTCGAGCACGTTTGGTGGCCCCATCCCCACCCCTGCCCTCGACCGGCTCGCGGCCAATGGCCTGCGCTACACACGGTTCCACACCACGGCGATGTGCACGCCCACCCGCGCGTCGCTGCTGACCGGGCGCAATCATCATGCCGTGGGCAGCGGTATCGTGACCGACACGGCCAGCGGTTATCCCGGCTATCTCGGTGCGATTCCGGATTCGGCGGCAACCGTGGCCGATGTCCTGCGTTTCAATGGATATAACACCGCATTTTTCGGCAAGCATCACAACGTGCCGCAGGGCGAGGATGATCCGAACACGGGGCCGTTCAACCATTGGCCCACCGGATTGGGCTTCGACTATTTCTATGGGTTCATCGGCGGGGATACCAACCAGTGGCGCCCCACGCTTTATCGTGGGACCAATCGGGTCGAAACGCCGAAAATGGATACGACGCTGGATTACTATCTGGCGGAGGACATGATCCGCTGGATTCATGGCCAGAAGGCGGCGGCCCCGGACAGGCCGTTCCTCGCCTATCTCGCCACGGGCAGCGCCCATGCGCCGCATCAGGCCCCTGCCGAATGGATCGCGAAGTTCAAGGGCCAGTTCGATCAGGGCTGGGACAAGCTGCGCGAAGAAAGCCTTGCCCGCCAGAAGAAAGCGGGCATTGCACCGAAGAATACGATCCTGACCCCGCGGCCCGAAGGCATACCCGCATGGGATAGCCTGACCCCCGATCAGCGCCGGGCCTATGCGCACATGATGGAAGTCTACGCCGGCATGTTGGCCTATCAGGACAACCAGTTTGGCCGGATTCTCGATGAATTGCAGCGGATGGGCCAGTTGGAAAACACGCTGGTGATCTTCATTGAAGGGGATAACGGCGGCAGTCCGGAAGGCGATGTCACCGGTTCGATGAACGAATTGGGTACGCTGGCCAACGGCATGAAGGAAGATACCGCCTGGTTGCTCAGCCAGATGGATAAGATGGGCGGCCCGGATTCGTACCAGGTGTTTCCGGTGGGCTGGTCATGGGCCACCAATGCGCCGTTCCAGTGGACCAAGCAGGTGGGATCGCATCTGGGCGGAACCCGCAATGGCATGGTTCTGTCATGGCCCGCCAGAATCCGCGACAAGGGCGGTATTCGCATCCAGTTCACCCATGTGAACGACGTCATGCCGACCATTCTGGAGGCCGTGGGCGTGGCGGCGCCCGATGTGGTGGACGGCGTCAACCAGCAGAAGATCGATGGCGTCAGCTTCCAGTACAGCTTCGATGCGCCCAAGGCATCCGAACGCAAGACCCGCCAGTATTTCGAACTGATCGGGAACCGTGCGATGTACGAAAATGGCTGGATGGCCAGCACCACGCCGGGGCGGCTGCCGTGGAAAACCGGGAAATCCGCCGGCCTGCCCACGGATTACAAGTGGGAACTCTACAATCTTAACACCGATTTCAGCCAGGCCCGCGATCTGGCAAAGGCCGAGCCGGAACGGCTGGCTGCGCTGCAGGCGCTGTGGGATCAGGAAGCCCGGGCCAACAACGTTTACCCGCTCGACGACCGGCAGGGTGTGATGCGGTCCACGGGCAAGCAATTGCCGCCGGTGAAAAGCTTCGTTTACTGGGGCCCCGGCATCAGCGTGGTGCAAAGCAAGGCTCCGCCGATCAACTTCCGCTCGTTCACGGTTGATGCCGATATCACCGTTCCTGCCGATGGCGCGAAAGGCGTTCTGATCGCCAGCGGCAGCAAGTTCGGCGGGTGGAGCTTCGGCTTCGAGGATGGCCGCCCCTATGTCGTCCATGCGGCCTCACAGAAACCGGAAGACCGGTTTCGCATCGCTGCCGATCGCGTGCTGGCACCCGGCGCGCACCGGCTGCGTTACGATTATGCACTGGATGGCATGCCCGGACAGGGCGGTACGCTGACCATCAGCCTTGATGGACAGGAACTGGCGCGGGGCCGCATCGGCCGCACCGCCTATATCGCGGCAGGATTGGGGGAAACCTTCGATATCGGCCGGGATACGGGCGAAGTCGTCGTGCCCATGCCCACAGGGACGGCCTTCAACGGAAACATCGCGCGGATCGAAGTTGCGCCGCGCTGA
- a CDS encoding TonB-dependent receptor, which produces MNSIVKFGALAGASAIALLTGNAALAQDEPAAGGLQEIIVTAQKRSESLQDTPLAISAMTAETIEARGISDISDISSAAPNLTTSITPSSTTNITVHIRGIGESDPVLTADSPVGIYVDGVVIGRTAGAVFDLVDLERVEVLRGPQGTLYGRNTTGGAVNFIAAKPSDTFKASQTFSYGRFDYFQSRTSIDTGEIGDTGLKFKLSYLHKQRDGYANDINQPDKRDPGATNTDAFRIAARYDNGGPIRIDYAFDYNDSRSSAVPFQLAAVHPRIAAYLGNSEALGGSPLVVSRDRLKNLNLDQGRLHDKVRGHTLTVEADLTDTITLRSLTGLRKWTNTVEKTDLDGNDGLLGLTASPAVLAPPYTFTSLGINEIELFSASNTRSQRQFSQELNLLGKLGDSIEFVLGAFYFKEKVRENNPQQITLVMPSSAAIPLGGGLSTNYFGVELSPQLAYRHTSESKAVFGQATFHATDRLNLTAGLRYTEDRKHLVQSATMVRDLDEKFTQMNWAASIDYKVTDDILAYARVATGYKSGGFNPRSVGGSFDPEKIISYEAGIKTELFDRRLRLNLTGFHSRYKDLQVSQFLAGTGGASSITVNAGKATYTGVEAEILAQPVKGVTFNAAVGYVDRKYKTFEIVPADAPAGSPPINVADEGRFGYSASTTANAGLQYETDALSFGKFTARLDWTYRSRIYFHPLDRLNPFNKVMSDGAVGRFDARIALSNIDVGPTRATVALWGKNITNEDYLYSGIDFGSLGFAGVVFAEPRTYGIDVKFDF; this is translated from the coding sequence ATGAATAGCATTGTTAAATTCGGCGCGCTTGCCGGCGCGTCGGCTATTGCGCTGCTTACGGGCAACGCTGCCCTTGCGCAGGATGAGCCCGCAGCGGGCGGGCTTCAGGAAATTATCGTAACCGCGCAGAAGCGCAGCGAGAGCCTGCAGGATACGCCGCTGGCAATCAGCGCGATGACCGCAGAAACGATCGAAGCGCGCGGAATTTCCGACATCAGCGACATCAGCTCGGCCGCGCCGAACCTGACCACCAGCATCACCCCTTCGTCCACCACCAACATCACGGTGCATATCCGTGGCATCGGGGAATCCGATCCGGTTCTCACGGCGGATTCGCCAGTGGGCATTTATGTTGATGGCGTGGTGATCGGGCGTACGGCCGGCGCCGTGTTCGATCTGGTCGATCTGGAACGCGTCGAAGTGCTGCGTGGCCCGCAAGGTACGCTCTATGGCCGCAACACCACCGGCGGCGCGGTCAACTTCATCGCGGCGAAGCCTTCGGACACTTTCAAGGCATCGCAGACCTTCAGCTATGGCCGTTTCGATTATTTCCAGTCGCGCACCAGCATCGATACGGGTGAAATCGGCGATACCGGTCTGAAGTTCAAGCTGTCGTACCTGCACAAGCAGCGCGACGGCTATGCCAACGATATCAATCAGCCCGACAAGCGCGATCCCGGTGCGACCAACACCGACGCGTTCCGTATTGCAGCGCGTTATGACAATGGCGGCCCGATCCGCATCGATTATGCCTTCGACTACAACGATAGCAGAAGCAGCGCGGTGCCGTTCCAGCTTGCTGCGGTTCACCCGCGTATCGCCGCCTATCTCGGCAATTCGGAAGCCCTTGGCGGTTCGCCGCTGGTGGTTTCGCGCGATCGCCTGAAGAATCTGAATCTCGATCAGGGCCGCCTGCATGACAAGGTGCGCGGTCATACGCTGACCGTGGAAGCCGATCTGACGGATACTATCACGCTGCGCTCGCTCACCGGCTTGCGCAAGTGGACGAACACGGTCGAGAAAACCGATCTGGACGGGAACGATGGGCTTCTTGGCCTGACTGCCAGCCCGGCGGTTCTGGCGCCCCCCTACACCTTCACCTCGTTGGGCATCAACGAAATCGAGCTGTTTTCCGCCAGCAACACCCGCTCGCAGCGCCAGTTCTCGCAGGAACTGAACCTGCTCGGCAAACTGGGCGACAGCATCGAATTCGTTCTTGGTGCTTTCTACTTCAAGGAGAAGGTGCGCGAAAATAACCCGCAGCAGATCACACTGGTAATGCCGTCATCGGCCGCGATCCCGCTGGGCGGTGGCCTCAGCACCAACTATTTCGGTGTCGAGCTTTCGCCGCAGCTGGCATATCGCCATACCTCGGAATCGAAGGCTGTGTTCGGTCAGGCGACCTTCCACGCGACCGATCGGCTCAATCTGACGGCGGGTCTGCGCTACACCGAAGATCGCAAGCATCTGGTCCAGTCGGCCACGATGGTGCGCGATCTCGACGAAAAGTTCACGCAGATGAACTGGGCCGCCAGCATCGATTACAAGGTGACGGACGATATCCTGGCTTATGCGCGTGTGGCCACCGGTTACAAATCGGGTGGTTTCAATCCGCGTTCGGTAGGCGGCAGCTTCGATCCGGAAAAGATCATTTCCTATGAAGCGGGCATCAAGACCGAACTGTTCGACCGTCGTCTGCGCCTGAACCTCACGGGTTTCCATTCGCGGTACAAGGACTTGCAGGTCAGCCAGTTTCTGGCGGGTACGGGCGGTGCGTCGAGCATCACCGTGAACGCGGGCAAGGCAACCTACACCGGGGTTGAGGCTGAAATCCTTGCACAGCCGGTCAAGGGCGTGACGTTCAACGCAGCCGTTGGCTACGTGGATCGCAAGTACAAGACGTTCGAAATCGTCCCCGCCGATGCACCGGCCGGTTCGCCTCCGATCAACGTGGCCGATGAAGGCCGCTTTGGCTACTCGGCCAGCACCACGGCCAATGCCGGGCTCCAGTACGAAACCGATGCACTGTCGTTCGGCAAGTTCACCGCGCGTCTGGACTGGACCTATCGCAGCCGCATCTACTTCCACCCGCTCGATCGCCTGAACCCGTTCAACAAGGTGATGTCCGATGGAGCGGTTGGCCGCTTCGACGCGCGTATCGCCCTGTCGAACATCGATGTGGGCCCGACCCGCGCCACTGTGGCGCTGTGGGGCAAGAACATCACGAATGAGGATTACCTCTATTCGGGCATCGATTTCGGTTCGCTCGGCTTTGCCGGTGTCGTGTTCGCGGAACCGCGTACTTACGGCATCGACGTGAAGTTCGACTTCTGA
- a CDS encoding alkaline phosphatase PhoX, which yields MVSRQGGGDHTFSNGMTMEPHTHTLPFPTDRRAVLKGAGAAFAALLAASRGVPALAQTSALPFYGPLEKDPQALLDLPKGFTYKVISRFGDAMDDGGMVPDNADGMGCFAMADGKLALVRNHELKIAHEAGATLQTGYDRLLAGKVLPGGTTTLILDSATLKVERQFRSLAGTIRNCAGGTTPWGSWLTCEEDVTRAGDKVGQDHGWIFEVPAHATRQVEAVPLKAMGRFNHEAAAVDPATGIVYLTEDREDGLLYRFIPKVAGKLAEGGRLEALALMPGTLSDSRNWQDAAMAPGSWHAAHWIALDNVESPADDLRKRGVAAGALPFARGEGIHMGEGELYFCCTSGGAKRYGQIFRFQPGQSGDQTGDRLQLFFESRGPEEFNYGDNLTVAPNGHLIVCEDQYTDIVDNYLRGITPEGTAYPLARLRRQTELAGACFSPDGRTLFVNAFSPTMTLAITGPWRA from the coding sequence ATGGTTTCGCGGCAGGGCGGTGGTGATCACACCTTTTCCAACGGGATGACCATGGAACCGCACACGCACACATTGCCTTTCCCGACTGATCGCCGCGCTGTCCTGAAGGGGGCAGGGGCTGCTTTTGCCGCTTTGCTCGCTGCCAGCAGAGGTGTTCCGGCGCTGGCCCAGACGTCCGCCCTCCCGTTTTACGGCCCGCTCGAAAAAGACCCGCAGGCCCTGCTCGATTTGCCGAAAGGCTTCACATACAAGGTCATTTCGCGCTTCGGCGATGCGATGGACGATGGCGGTATGGTGCCCGACAACGCCGACGGCATGGGGTGCTTTGCCATGGCGGATGGCAAGCTGGCACTGGTCCGCAATCACGAACTGAAAATCGCCCACGAAGCCGGGGCAACGCTGCAAACCGGTTATGACCGTTTGCTGGCAGGCAAAGTGCTGCCGGGCGGCACCACCACGCTGATTCTGGATTCCGCGACACTCAAGGTCGAACGGCAGTTCCGGTCTCTGGCGGGGACCATTCGTAATTGCGCAGGCGGCACCACACCCTGGGGTAGCTGGCTGACCTGCGAGGAAGACGTCACCCGCGCGGGTGACAAGGTCGGGCAGGATCACGGCTGGATCTTCGAAGTGCCCGCCCATGCGACCCGCCAGGTCGAGGCCGTCCCGCTCAAGGCCATGGGCCGTTTCAATCACGAGGCCGCCGCCGTCGATCCCGCCACCGGGATTGTCTATCTCACCGAAGACCGCGAAGACGGGCTGCTTTACCGCTTCATCCCCAAAGTTGCGGGCAAGCTTGCCGAAGGCGGCAGGCTGGAAGCACTGGCGCTGATGCCGGGGACGCTGTCCGACAGCCGCAACTGGCAGGACGCGGCGATGGCGCCGGGCAGCTGGCATGCGGCCCACTGGATTGCGCTCGACAATGTCGAAAGCCCCGCCGACGACCTGCGCAAACGCGGCGTGGCGGCGGGCGCCTTGCCGTTCGCGCGCGGGGAAGGCATCCATATGGGAGAAGGCGAACTGTACTTCTGCTGCACCTCGGGCGGGGCCAAACGCTATGGCCAGATATTCCGCTTCCAGCCCGGTCAGTCAGGCGATCAGACTGGCGACCGGCTGCAACTGTTCTTCGAATCGCGCGGGCCCGAGGAATTCAATTACGGTGACAACCTGACTGTCGCGCCCAACGGCCATCTGATTGTCTGCGAAGATCAATATACCGATATCGTCGACAACTATCTGCGCGGGATCACGCCGGAAGGCACCGCCTATCCGCTGGCCCGGCTGCGGCGGCAGACCGAACTGGCCGGGGCCTGTTTCTCACCAGATGGGCGCACCCTGTTCGTCAATGCCTTCAGCCCCACGATGACGCTGGCCATCACCGGTCCCTGGCGCGCCTGA
- a CDS encoding glycosyltransferase family 2 protein, with translation MKLIIQIPCYNEEQALPEALAQLPRELPGIDRVEWLIINDGSSDRTVEVARQHGVDHIVDLPVNMGLAHGFMAGLARAVAEGADIIVNTDADNQYDASCIPDLIQPILDRRAQFVIGDRPIPTIAHFSPMKRLLQRLGSGVVKRVSRTAINDAPSGFRALTREAAMRINIFDSYTYTLESIIQAGLSNIRIVSVPIRVNGETRPSRLVKSIGDYVRRSMGSILRSYFVYKPFKAFLWLSLAPLLLGLMLIGRWTWLTYILPDGRTHVPSLIGAAILLLIVAIMWIGGLLGELLGINRRLLENIQYAARRAEAAGAALPTHPPEPATRNMLQAAIREPARHD, from the coding sequence TTGAAGCTCATAATCCAGATTCCCTGTTACAATGAAGAACAAGCCCTGCCCGAAGCACTGGCGCAACTGCCCCGTGAGCTGCCGGGTATCGATCGTGTCGAATGGCTGATCATCAACGACGGCAGCAGCGACCGGACGGTGGAGGTCGCGCGTCAGCACGGGGTGGATCACATTGTCGATCTGCCGGTGAATATGGGCCTTGCCCATGGCTTCATGGCCGGGTTGGCACGGGCCGTGGCCGAAGGCGCGGATATCATCGTCAATACCGATGCCGATAACCAGTATGATGCCAGCTGCATTCCCGACCTGATTCAGCCGATACTGGATCGGCGTGCGCAGTTCGTCATCGGTGATCGGCCCATTCCCACCATTGCGCATTTTTCTCCGATGAAGCGGCTGTTGCAGCGGCTGGGCAGCGGGGTTGTGAAGCGCGTTTCGCGAACGGCGATCAACGATGCACCCAGCGGGTTCCGCGCGCTGACCCGTGAAGCGGCCATGCGGATCAACATCTTCGACAGTTACACCTATACGCTGGAATCGATCATTCAGGCGGGTCTGTCGAACATCCGCATCGTATCGGTGCCGATCCGGGTGAACGGCGAAACGCGGCCTTCGCGGCTGGTGAAATCGATTGGCGATTATGTCCGGCGTTCGATGGGATCGATCCTGCGGAGCTATTTCGTCTACAAGCCGTTCAAGGCCTTCCTGTGGCTATCGCTCGCCCCGCTCCTTCTCGGGCTGATGCTGATCGGGCGGTGGACATGGCTGACCTATATCCTGCCCGATGGCCGCACCCATGTGCCAAGCCTGATCGGTGCGGCGATCCTGCTGCTGATCGTGGCGATCATGTGGATCGGCGGCTTGCTGGGCGAATTGCTGGGCATCAACCGGCGGTTGCTGGAAAATATCCAGTACGCGGCGCGGCGGGCCGAAGCGGCCGGGGCTGCGCTGCCCACCCACCCGCCGGAACCGGCCACCCGCAACATGCTGCAAGCGGCCATCCGCGAACCAGCCCGCCATGACTGA